In the Telopea speciosissima isolate NSW1024214 ecotype Mountain lineage chromosome 2, Tspe_v1, whole genome shotgun sequence genome, one interval contains:
- the LOC122651558 gene encoding uncharacterized protein LOC122651558, with the protein MNPQSTLNSSRALEGVHGVHLVSRSPFVTEEIPQNGEFDRSISEDSAFGANRKLLMQRIWKQKPAYLRPVHCNIRGDHNLIETIANVLTSLPFIALGIHAPRKNLNSKLYANSLIGVGVASSLYHASRGELKKYLRWADYTMIATTTVCLSRALRNENPKLLMAASAAFLPFQPLMVSVVHTGLMEVAFAKRAFKEPDLRMAHNLHKMSSILSGALFVADDFFPRTPYIHAAWHLAAAIGVGTCNKLLE; encoded by the exons ATGAATCCTCAGAGTACTCTAAATTCTTCTAGAGCCCTTGAGGGGGTTCATGGAGTGCATCTGGTGTCTCGATCACCATTTGTAACTGAAGAGATTCCCCAAAATGGGGAATTCGATCGCTCCATCTCTGAAGATTCAGCTTTTGGAGCTAATCGGAAGCTATTAATGCA ACGCATATGGAAGCAGAAGCCAGCATACTTGAGGCCCGTCCACTGTAATATCCGAG GTGATCACAACCTGATAGAAACAATTGCTAATGTGCTCACTTCACTTCCTTTTATTGCCCTTGGAATCCATGCCCCAAG GAAGAACTTGAATAGTAAGCTATATGCTAATTCATTAATTGGTGTTGGAGTTGCTTCAAGTTTATACCATGCTTCAAGAGGAGAACTGAAGAAGTATCTAAGATGGGCCGATTATACAATGATAGCCACTACAACAGTT TGCCTGTCGAGGGCGCTAAGGAATGAGAATCCAAAGTTGCTGATGGCAGCTTCCGCTGCATTTCTACCTTTCCAACCTTTAATGGTTTCAGTAGTTCACACAGGGTTGATGGAG GTAGCATTTGCAAAAAGAGCATTTAAGGAACCAGATCTGAGAATGGCCCACAACCTTCATAAAATGTCATCTATTTTGAGTGGCGCTCTTTTTGTTGCTGATGATTTTTTCCCCAGAACACCCTATATTCATGCTGCTTGGCATCTTGCTGCAGCTATTGGTGTTGGGACATGTAATAAACTTCTTGAATGA
- the LOC122650130 gene encoding WUSCHEL-related homeobox 1-like isoform X1, with translation MWMMGCNDMSDSFNGRRLRPLMPRPTSNTTNAVPATTPSTHPYFSRIHGSSDLFPLNTHLGTITEQSKREFSAQPVVSSRWNPTPEQLRSLEELYRRGTRTPTAEQIQHITAQLRLFGKIEGKNVFYWFQNHKARERQKRRRRLESVAAAEEQHRYGMENLEKKDSGSSRTGSFEVEPNRNWATPTNCSTLAEEFVSMQRAAVAESRPDEWIQFGEGEILQQQKPSLPESHATWQMMNQISYSTLPTHLINTITRATEEPIKLTSYESLCSDQNEEYGESNTLQLFPLHSDNTNNGVNGAKEETKLGSIQMMNTTTDYTPYQFIEFLPTKN, from the exons ATGTGGATGATGGGTTGTAACGATATGTCTGATTCCTTCAACGGCAGGAGACTTCGTCCTCTCATGCCAAGACCCACTTCAAATACTACTAATGCTGTACCTGCAACTACACCTTCAACTCATCCTTATTTTAGTCGTATTCATGGCTCCTCTGATCTCTTCCCATTAAATACCCATCTGG GAACCATTACAGAGCAAAGCAAGAGAGAGTTCAGTGCTCAACCCGTAGTTAGTTCAAGATGGAACCCCACACCTGAACAGTTAAGGTCCTTAGAGGAGTTGTATCGACGTGGAACTCGCACACCGACGGCCGAGCAAATCCAACACATCACTGCTCAGCTTCGTCTGTTTGGTAAGATTGAAGGTAAAAATGTGTTCTATTGGTTTCAGAATCATAAAGCTAGAGAACGACAGAAACGCCGAAGACGATTGGaatctgttgctgctgctgaagaACAACATCGATACGGCATGGAAAACTTGGAAAAGAAAGATTCAG GTTCAAGTAGGACAGGAAGCTTTGAAGTAGAACCGAACAGGAACTGGGCAACCCCTACAAACTGCAGTACACTTGCAGAG gAATTTGTTTCAATGCAAAGAGCAGCAGTAGCAGAAAGTAGACCAGACGAATGGATTCAATTTGGGGAGGGAGAAATATTACAACAGCAGAAGCCAAGCTTGCCAGAAAGTCATGCCACGTGGCAGATGATGAATCAGATATCTTATTCTACTCTTCCCACCCACCTCATAAACACTATAACCAGAGCTACTGAAGAACCAATAAAGCTCACAAGCTATGAAAGCCTCTGCAGTGATCAAAATGAGGAATATGGAGAATCTAACACACTTCAGCTCTTCCCACTTCACAGTGACAATACCAATAATGGTGTTAATGGTGCAAAGGAGGAGACCAAGCTGGGTAGTATTCAAATGATGAATACTACTACTGATTACACTCCATACCAATTTATTGAGTTCTTACCCACGAAGAACTGA
- the LOC122650130 gene encoding WUSCHEL-related homeobox 1-like isoform X2 gives MWMMGCNDMSDSFNGRRLRPLMPRPTSNTTNAVPATTPSTHPYFSRIHGSSDLFPLNTHLEQSKREFSAQPVVSSRWNPTPEQLRSLEELYRRGTRTPTAEQIQHITAQLRLFGKIEGKNVFYWFQNHKARERQKRRRRLESVAAAEEQHRYGMENLEKKDSGSSRTGSFEVEPNRNWATPTNCSTLAEEFVSMQRAAVAESRPDEWIQFGEGEILQQQKPSLPESHATWQMMNQISYSTLPTHLINTITRATEEPIKLTSYESLCSDQNEEYGESNTLQLFPLHSDNTNNGVNGAKEETKLGSIQMMNTTTDYTPYQFIEFLPTKN, from the exons ATGTGGATGATGGGTTGTAACGATATGTCTGATTCCTTCAACGGCAGGAGACTTCGTCCTCTCATGCCAAGACCCACTTCAAATACTACTAATGCTGTACCTGCAACTACACCTTCAACTCATCCTTATTTTAGTCGTATTCATGGCTCCTCTGATCTCTTCCCATTAAATACCCATCTGG AGCAAAGCAAGAGAGAGTTCAGTGCTCAACCCGTAGTTAGTTCAAGATGGAACCCCACACCTGAACAGTTAAGGTCCTTAGAGGAGTTGTATCGACGTGGAACTCGCACACCGACGGCCGAGCAAATCCAACACATCACTGCTCAGCTTCGTCTGTTTGGTAAGATTGAAGGTAAAAATGTGTTCTATTGGTTTCAGAATCATAAAGCTAGAGAACGACAGAAACGCCGAAGACGATTGGaatctgttgctgctgctgaagaACAACATCGATACGGCATGGAAAACTTGGAAAAGAAAGATTCAG GTTCAAGTAGGACAGGAAGCTTTGAAGTAGAACCGAACAGGAACTGGGCAACCCCTACAAACTGCAGTACACTTGCAGAG gAATTTGTTTCAATGCAAAGAGCAGCAGTAGCAGAAAGTAGACCAGACGAATGGATTCAATTTGGGGAGGGAGAAATATTACAACAGCAGAAGCCAAGCTTGCCAGAAAGTCATGCCACGTGGCAGATGATGAATCAGATATCTTATTCTACTCTTCCCACCCACCTCATAAACACTATAACCAGAGCTACTGAAGAACCAATAAAGCTCACAAGCTATGAAAGCCTCTGCAGTGATCAAAATGAGGAATATGGAGAATCTAACACACTTCAGCTCTTCCCACTTCACAGTGACAATACCAATAATGGTGTTAATGGTGCAAAGGAGGAGACCAAGCTGGGTAGTATTCAAATGATGAATACTACTACTGATTACACTCCATACCAATTTATTGAGTTCTTACCCACGAAGAACTGA